In Mustela nigripes isolate SB6536 chromosome 10, MUSNIG.SB6536, whole genome shotgun sequence, one DNA window encodes the following:
- the RGS13 gene encoding regulator of G-protein signaling 13 yields the protein MSSWNCWICKMCRDESKSLPSNITLEEVLQWGQSFEKLMATKYGPVVYTAYLKMEHSDENIKFWMACETYKKTASRWSRISRARKLYKIYIQPQSPREINIDSSTRETIIRNIQEPTQTCFEEAQRIVYMHMERDSYPRFLKSEMYQRLLKTIPSNNNS from the exons ATGAGCAGTTGGAATTGTTGGATTTGCAAGATGTGCAGAGATGAATCTAAGAGTCTTCCTTCAAA catTACTTTGGAGGAAGTGTTACAGTGGGGCCAGTCTTTCGAAAAGCTGATGGCTACAAAAT ATGGTCCAGTGGTCTATACAGCATACTTAAAAATGGAGCACAGTGATGAGAATATTAAATTCTGGATGGCCTGTGAAACCTATAAGAAAACTGCCTCTCGGTGGAGCAGAATTTCTAGGGCAAGAAAACTTTATAAGATTTACATCCAGCCACAGTCCCCTAGAGAG ATTAACATTGACAGTTCAACAAGAGAAACTATCATCAGGAATATTCAAGAACCCACTCAAACGTGTTTTGAAGAGGCTCAAAGGATAGTGTATATGCACATGGAAAGAGATTCCTATCCCAGATTTCTCAAGTCAGAAATGTACCAGAGACTTTTGAAGACTATTCCGTCCAACAACAATTCCTAA